A single region of the Gorilla gorilla gorilla isolate KB3781 chromosome 1, NHGRI_mGorGor1-v2.1_pri, whole genome shotgun sequence genome encodes:
- the UBIAD1 gene encoding ubiA prenyltransferase domain-containing protein 1 isoform X2: MAASQVLGEKINILSGETVKAGDRDPLGNDCPEQDRLPQRSWRQKCASYVLALRPWSFSASLTPVALGSALAYRSHGVLDPRLLVGCAVAVLAVHGAGNLVNTYYDFSKGIDHKKSDDRTLVDRILEPQDVVRFGVFLYTLGCVCAACLYYLSPLKLEHLALIYFGGLSGSFLYTGDSFWLPCGEPAQYFTV; this comes from the coding sequence ATGGCGGCCTCTCAGGTCCTGGGGGAGAAGATTAACATCCTGTCGGGAGAGACTGTCAAAGCTGGGGACAGGGACCCGCTGGGGAACGACTGTCCCGAGCAAGATAGGCTCCCCCAGCGCTCCTGGAGGCAGAAGTGTGCCTCCTACGTGTTGGCCCTGAGGCCCTGGAGCTTCAGTGCCTCACTCACACCGGTGGCCCTGGGCAGTGCCCTTGCCTACAGATCCCACGGTGTCCTGGATCCCAGGCTCTTGGTGGGTTGTGCCGTGGCTGTCCTGGCTGTGCACGGGGCCGGTAATTTGGTCAACACTTACTATGACTTTTCCAAGGGCATTGACCACAAAAAGAGTGATGACAGGACACTTGTGGACCGAATCTTGGAGCCGCAGGATGTCGTCCGGTTCGGAGTCTTCCTCTACACGTTGGGCTGCGTCTGTGCCGCTTGCCTCTACTACCTGTCCCCTCTGAAACTGGAGCACTTGGCTCTTATCTACTTTGGAGGCCTGTCTGGCTCCTTTCTCTACACAGGAG